The following are encoded together in the Lathyrus oleraceus cultivar Zhongwan6 chromosome 3, CAAS_Psat_ZW6_1.0, whole genome shotgun sequence genome:
- the LOC127132577 gene encoding short-chain dehydrogenase reductase 3b isoform X1, producing MSKLSVLINMHRLEGKVAIVTGGASGIGEDAVKTFVENGAFVVIADINDELGHQLATSIGLDKVSYHHCDVRDEKQVEQTVSFTLEKYGTLDIMFSNAGIAGPMSSILEFDLNEFDNTMAVNVRGVAATIKHAARVMVDRKIRGSIICTASVAGSVGGCSGHDYSTSKHGLIGLVRSTCSELGAYGIRVNSISPYLVVTPLACRALGMELGELEANGNNIANLKGVTLKGKHIAEAALFLASDESAYISGHNLVVDGGFSVINTAFPNIKK from the exons ATGTCAAAACTAAG TGTTCTGATCAACATGCATAGGTTGGAAGGTAAGGTTGCCATAGTGACAGGAGGTGCAAGCGGAATAGGAGAAGATGCAGTGAAGACATTTGTCGAAAACGGAGCATTCGTAGTTATAGCAGACATCAACGACGAATTAGGTCACCAACTCGCAACTTCGATCGGCTTAGACAAAGTGAGTTACCACCACTGTGACGTGAGAGATGAAAAACAAGTTGAACAAActgtatctttcactttggagAAATATGGAACCCTAGACATCATGTTCAGCAACGCTGGGATTGCAGGTCCTATGTCTAGCATACTAGAATTCGATTTGAATGAATTTGACAACACCATGGCTGTTAACGTTCGAGGTGTGGCTGCAACTATCAAGCATGCTGCACGTGTCATGGTGGATCGAAAAATCCGAGGATCCATTATCTGTACTGCTAGTGTGGCTGGATCTGTTGGCGGATGTAGTGGTCATGATTATTCTACATCCAAACATGGTCTTATAGGACTTGTACGTTCAACATGCAGTGAACTTGGAGCTTATGGGATTAGAGTTAATTCTATTTCACCTTATTTAGTTGTCACACCTCTTGCATGTAGGGCACTTGGTATGGAACTGGGTGAACTTGAAGCTAATGGAAATAATATTGCTAATTTGAAAGGAGTTACATTGAAGGGTAAACATATTGCAGAAGCTGCTTTGTTTCTTGCTTCTGATGAATCGGCTTATATTAGTGGACACAACTTGGTTGTTGACGGTGGCTTCTCAGTCATTAATACTGCTTTTCCTAATATTAAAAAATAG
- the LOC127132577 gene encoding short-chain dehydrogenase reductase 3b isoform X2, producing MSKLRLEGKVAIVTGGASGIGEDAVKTFVENGAFVVIADINDELGHQLATSIGLDKVSYHHCDVRDEKQVEQTVSFTLEKYGTLDIMFSNAGIAGPMSSILEFDLNEFDNTMAVNVRGVAATIKHAARVMVDRKIRGSIICTASVAGSVGGCSGHDYSTSKHGLIGLVRSTCSELGAYGIRVNSISPYLVVTPLACRALGMELGELEANGNNIANLKGVTLKGKHIAEAALFLASDESAYISGHNLVVDGGFSVINTAFPNIKK from the exons ATGTCAAAACTAAG GTTGGAAGGTAAGGTTGCCATAGTGACAGGAGGTGCAAGCGGAATAGGAGAAGATGCAGTGAAGACATTTGTCGAAAACGGAGCATTCGTAGTTATAGCAGACATCAACGACGAATTAGGTCACCAACTCGCAACTTCGATCGGCTTAGACAAAGTGAGTTACCACCACTGTGACGTGAGAGATGAAAAACAAGTTGAACAAActgtatctttcactttggagAAATATGGAACCCTAGACATCATGTTCAGCAACGCTGGGATTGCAGGTCCTATGTCTAGCATACTAGAATTCGATTTGAATGAATTTGACAACACCATGGCTGTTAACGTTCGAGGTGTGGCTGCAACTATCAAGCATGCTGCACGTGTCATGGTGGATCGAAAAATCCGAGGATCCATTATCTGTACTGCTAGTGTGGCTGGATCTGTTGGCGGATGTAGTGGTCATGATTATTCTACATCCAAACATGGTCTTATAGGACTTGTACGTTCAACATGCAGTGAACTTGGAGCTTATGGGATTAGAGTTAATTCTATTTCACCTTATTTAGTTGTCACACCTCTTGCATGTAGGGCACTTGGTATGGAACTGGGTGAACTTGAAGCTAATGGAAATAATATTGCTAATTTGAAAGGAGTTACATTGAAGGGTAAACATATTGCAGAAGCTGCTTTGTTTCTTGCTTCTGATGAATCGGCTTATATTAGTGGACACAACTTGGTTGTTGACGGTGGCTTCTCAGTCATTAATACTGCTTTTCCTAATATTAAAAAATAG